GCAAACCCCCAGAGTAAGTCAACAGAAACAAACTTGGTGTTTCTATTTGTTTTGGTGATTTGTTCGTTAAAATCCATGTTGCATTTTAACGACCCTGTGCAGAAATGAAGAAGATAGTCTTGCACTGTCTCACCTTTTGGAGCTAGCAAGTTTTCCCCAGGTAAAAGTGAAGTAAAAAGTCTTTAGATAAGTATTCCATACGTCGAATTGAGTCTTCGACATCCACTTCAAGGTTGGAATGTTAATTCAGATAACAATAATACATGTTGAAAACTGAAAAGTACTAACTTTGCTAACAAAGCACATCCCTTGCAAATCATGATACTGTTACAATATAGGGGAAATATTTATCTTTGAGTCATTCTAAATTATCGTATGTATATTTCTATTTGTGGCAGATATATGTGAAATTCAGTGCACTATTTAGGGTCTCAAGAAGGCCATTTCCGTACTTGGATTTGACCCGCCTCCTCTCTCAGATTGTCTCAAGCTTTGGAGCAAACCGCATCATGTGGGGAAGGTATTGGTTTCAGTTCCCCCGGTTAAAGTCTGATTTGAACATGAAGATATACTTAAGAGTATAATAATAATTCGAACATGTTGAGTTTGTTACAGCGACTTCCCATTCGTTGTTCTTGAATGCGGATATAACGGAGCAATTGATGCAGTAACATTAATAGCCAATGAAATATCTCTTTCTTCTGGCGAGTTGGAGTGGATTAAAGGCAAAACTGTGGCTCATCTGTTCCAAAGTCGATGGATATCTTCTTAATCTATGTTTTAGTTCCGAATAGAGCAGAGTTGTACTACATTTGTGTTTGCCACGTAAAAATCCTTCAACCCCATTTTAGCAATCTTGAAGTCTATATTTTATCTATAAAAATGGTTATTGATTTTTTGATAACCGAAACTTGCTTCGGGTCGTCTCACTTTTCAGTTTGTAAAATGTTTGAATAAACACGTTAAACTATCTCACTCTAGGTAAACATTTAAAAGAACAATCCAATTACATTTTCCATTGAAATTCATTGCAAGTGATAGACAAATAAAATTACACCCACTTAAACCGATGTGGCCTAAATCTTTGATTTGCTGGTATGGAACTCCTTTGGAGGTATTAACCTGGTTCTCAGTTGTTACGACCCCAAACCCGTGAAATAAGATCTGAAATAAGATCTGAGTATTGTGGCTTAAGATTTaaagatgctttttgaccaatagctacataaacagATGGTACATGTTGATTGAAAATCGAACATATAAATGACAATATGGTTGAAACTAGAAGATAGGAGAAAGAATCATATAACTTCCTCCACAACAAGAAGCTTTCCTGACTAATCTTAAAAGAAGCATAAAAGTCGGAGAAAGCTACATAAATTCCCCCACAACAGGAAGAGCAAGAAGCTCTCTTGACTAATATCAAAAGAAACACAAATGTCGCAAAATtcaatccatattcatattacTTTTCAATAACCTCCCAAAGCAGAAAGAAAACTCAAATTTTATATTCatattgtaaaagaaaaaaaaacccaaaatgTATTACAAAtcacaaaaaagaaacaattgaaaaacaatataatTGCTTCAAACTTCTTGAATAGAACATAAAACACTAGTTTGATAACCGATACACTTCATGTCATCTCCAAACTTGTATTGCTAGAATTGCTACCATTATAGACCTAGAACACGGTTGCACTTCTCATCGCAAAACTTCATTTACAGgaacatcatcatcatcttctatATGCTGAAGAAGCCATTTTGTATTTCCAGAACTATGAGAAATAAGGAAACAAGAGAACTTTAGGACCTCGTTTAAAGAAATCATTATTAGAACAAAGGATATACCATTTTTTGTTTCATCTCACTACTGTTGTGAAACTAGAATGTTGCGTACCTATTCTAGTTTCTAGATATCATTATCTATATAGTTAACTTAGTGCAAACATTATACTATCATTTACTTAGAAGAAGGTGAACAAGAAACATCCCTCATTAGAAAACAAAACCAAAGATTTAAACAGTAACTTACAACAGGATTCATTCTAAAGGTGTTGGAATAAGTGTAGAATCGAGGGCAGAAAAAAATAGAAGGATGATGTCTAAAAACAAGAAGAAGGGATAGAATTAGATTGGAATGAATCACATTACATTCCCTCCAATGGCACAGATTTACACAAGTCGGTTTTTGAATAGCATAAACAATTATGCTGTATACATTAAAAGGGTCCAAAGAAGTTATTGGAGAGCTGCCGAAAGCTCAAGAATAAAAGCAACAAGTGAACATGCAATGACATTACTTAGAATTCCATATCCAAACTTTAGCACAGGAGAATTATTCATAATAACAGAATCATTTACCACTTTTCTTTGTTTTGGGGGATTTTTCAGAGCAATCTGTActattcctcttcttctttcgCAGCATCTCACACAAAAGTGTCTTTTCTAACCTCTCAACCCTATGAGACAGTGAGCATAGCAATTGTGACTgcttttcattcttttcaaacAGCTGCGCCATCATCTCCATCATTCTTTTGTTGTCCATCATCATCCTTTCAAGAAGCTCTCTACTCTTCCCATCCTCCTCTCTTCCTTTGATTCTGCTATCATCCTCTTCATTTGCACCACCCTCTCTTTCATCTACAGCTCCACATTCTGCAACCCCATCGTCGTTTGATGAATCCGTCTGACTCTCAGCTTCACTCATTGCCGCTTCAAGATCCGTGTCATCGTTCTCTGGGGAGTTCTTCCCTTGCTCTGATTCTTGAGGAACTTCCGGATCAACATTCGATTCCAAGGAACAAGCTTTAGATTCCTCAGGAATTGCTCCAGGTTTTGACGCTTCTACTCCATCGGCATTCTCACCATCACAATCATCAGCAGATTCGCAATTACCGTTACCAGCAGTAGAATTATCATCCTCATGCTCTGGAATTATAATCTTGAGATTCAGAGTTCCTTCCGAACTCGGATCAACACCTTCAGAACCACATTCAGCAGTCACGGGTTCGAGAGTCTCATCAATCACATTAGTAGCTTCATTCGCGGCTGCAATTGAGTCGATCTTCTCCTGTAATGCAATAGCCTTCTTGATCACCGCTTTCCTGAAACTCCTAATTCCAGAATCCACGCCTTTCACCGAATCCAACCTAAACAACAAATTCATCAATATCTCGCCAAACCTAATTCTCTCCTTATCATCCTTCCGAATCAAATCGACCGTCTCTTCATTCGCAAACCTCCTCTCTATCTCATTCACTTCTCTCTCAATCGCCACAACTTTCTTCAAGCTCTTCCGCACCAGAAAACCTCTGAACACCTTCTGGATTTTGGTGGCCGAATCAACTCTGATATTCTCGGATTCGACAAAACGGACAGGAACTGGAACCACCTTCGGAGCCACCGGCACCGTACGTCGATATACCGGAATTTCCGCCACCCTCGGCACATAACGATtcgaaggttcaaagaatttccAGTGATTTGTGAAGAAGGGATGGGGACGCTCCATTAATATGATGATTCAGAGACAGAAACTTGTTTGTTTGTTGAGTGAATAGAAGAATTTATCTCTTGAAGATAACTGCAGTTGAAATCTCTCAGATGAAGACGAAGGGTTACGGAGTATTGCTATATATAggagaaagaagatgaagaaaggtTGGAGAAGAAGATTCGAAAAATCGAGAAAGTTCGAGATGATGACTTTATAGAAGATTCGTGGGACAGATTCTGGAATCTTCTTCTGCCACGTGGATTTGGAAAATTGGGGGAGAGAAATTCTAATTGTCGATTTAAGATGACGTGGCTGCCTATTTCGCAATTTGGAATTCGCTAGAAAAAGAAGATATTTGTGGATTCTTTTATTCACTATTTATTTAACATATTAATTTGTTTAGTAGattctaattattattttcatgaaatttattttttaaaaaataccaaaaccTTAATTCTAGTGGACTCTAATTATTATTTGAGCTATACCAAAATATAAGAAAATCTACGCTAAAATATGAAAAATCTTAATTTATATAAGTATATACGAAGAAAAATATTTGTTCCAATTTTGTCCTTTTAGAATATGTTTTTGACTTGAAgcattataattatttttttcatctttttagAGATGGTTGAAATGTGATTAATCGAGATTGTCACGTTCcttttatataatttttgaaatatctaaaatatcatttttaggAGTTTGATAGTTGTAAAATGTTCATTGTTATCTAATATAATTAAGTAAATAAATTTTGATTAATGTtgatttagaatttttttaataaaataaattgacaaactatttacatggTTAATAAAAGATTCggattatttttttcaaactacggaatgttttatttttaattggTAAATAGTTTGTGaattcattttattttactttttattcttttattttttggtaACGGCAGTTTCATTCGATTGAGTGCATTAATTGCATTGGGAGTGCACTCATTGATAAGTGTTCTTCCATTAATGTCAATCTCTTCGAAGTGCACTTATCATTTGACTCGTTAATGAAATTATGCCAAATATTGTACCGTTAACATTTCAATTTCACAAGTTCAAAGTTCACGCCCCCCTCTCCGATCGTCGCTCGTCTCGGCGTCTCATCTCACTCCTTCTCAAAAGTCTCTCCTTCTCAATCTCCGGCCATTTCTCCTTCTCAAAAGTCCCTTACTGTTGCGTTGTGTTGTGAATCTTTTCTTTGAAAAACCCTCACCGTTGTTGTGAATCTCGACTCTCCCTCCGATCGTCGTTTGCGTTGTGAATCTCCCTCATCCTTGCGCTCGGCTCTCCTTCTCAGTCTCCGGCCCCCTTCTCAGAAGTCTCTCAATCTCCGATCTTTCGATCTCCAATCGTTTCCGACCGTCGCTCGCGCTCGACTCGCCATTTCCGTTGCGTTGCGTTGTGAATCTTTTCTTTGAAATTTCCTCACCATTGTTGTGAATCTCGACTTTCCCTCCGATCGTCGTTTGCGTTGCGAATCTCCCTCACCCTTGCGCTCGGCTCTCCTTCTCAGTCTCCGGCCCCCTTCTCAGAAGTCTCTCAATCTCCGATCTTTCGATCTCCAATCGTCTCCGACCGTCGCTCGCGCTCGACTCGCCCTTTCCATTGCGTTGCGTTATGAATCTTTTCTTCGAAATTCCCTCACCGTTGTTGTAAATCTCGACTTTCCCTCCGATCGTCGTTTGCGTTGTGAATCTCCCTCACCCTTGTGCTCGGCTCTCCTTCTCAGTCTACGGTCGTCTCTCCTTCTCAGTCTACGGTCGTCTCTCCTTCTCAGAAGCCTCTCAATCTCCGATCTTTCGATCCCAATCGTCTCCGACCGTCGCTCGCGCTCGACTCGCCCTTTCCGTTGCGTTGCGTTGCGTTGTGAatcttttcttttgaaattcCCTCACCGTTGTTGTGAATCTCGACTCTCCCTCCGATCGTCGTTTGCGTTGTGAATCTCCCTCACCCTTGTGCTCGGCTCTTCTTCTCAGTCTCCGGCCGTCTCTCCTTCTCAGAAACCTCTCAATCTCCGATCTTTCGATCACAATCGTCTCCGACTGTCGCTCGCCCTCGACTCGCCCTTTCCGTTGCGTTGCGTTGTGAATCTTTTCTTTGAAATTCCCTCACCGTTGTTGTGAATCTCGACTCTCCCTCCGATCTTCGTTTGCATTGTGTACCTCCCTCACCCTGGCGCTCGGCTCTCCTTCTCAGAAATATTTCATTGAGCCATTTCAAGCTATCGCCGCCACTATCGATTCTCCAGTTGACGAGGATTTGGTG
This region of Cucumis melo cultivar AY chromosome 7, USDA_Cmelo_AY_1.0, whole genome shotgun sequence genomic DNA includes:
- the LOC103494572 gene encoding BAG family molecular chaperone regulator 6-like; this translates as MERPHPFFTNHWKFFEPSNRYVPRVAEIPVYRRTVPVAPKVVPVPVRFVESENIRVDSATKIQKVFRGFLVRKSLKKVVAIEREVNEIERRFANEETVDLIRKDDKERIRFGEILMNLLFRLDSVKGVDSGIRSFRKAVIKKAIALQEKIDSIAAANEATNVIDETLEPVTAECGSEGVDPSSEGTLNLKIIIPEHEDDNSTAGNGNCESADDCDGENADGVEASKPGAIPEESKACSLESNVDPEVPQESEQGKNSPENDDTDLEAAMSEAESQTDSSNDDGVAECGAVDEREGGANEEDDSRIKGREEDGKSRELLERMMMDNKRMMEMMAQLFEKNEKQSQLLCSLSHRVERLEKTLLCEMLRKKKRNSTDCSEKSPKTKKSVLEIQNGFFSI